Genomic window (Acidobacteriota bacterium):
CTGGGTGTAGAATCCGTCCTTTTCACCGTCAAAAACGTAGTCGGTCGAGATCGTCACGAACCGCGCGTCGACCTGTCGCGCCGCGAGCGCAAGATTTGCGACGCCGGTCGAGTTGGCGGCGAAACAGCGTTCGACCTGCGTTTCGGAACCGTCAACGTCGGTATAGGCGGCGCAGTTGATGATCGCGTCCGGACGCAACGATCCGACCAGATCCGACACCTGGCCCAACGCCGAAATGTCGAGCTCGTTTCGCGTCAACGCGGTCACGCTGTCGCCGATGGACTTGCAGTACTGGGCCGTCGCGCGCGCGACCATTCCGTTTGCGCCGGTGATCAGGATCTTCATAGAAAGCCTAAACGAGGTGTCCGTACATCTTGCGGTAGTATTCGCGATAAGCGCCGTTGCGAATGTTATTGACCCAATCTTCGTTTGCGAGGTACCAGTCGACGGTCGTTCTCAGACCTTCCTCCCAGGTCATTTGCGGGTTCCAGCCGAGTTCGGTTTCGGCGCGCGACGCCTCGATCGCGTAACGGCGATCGTGACCGAGGCGATCGGTGACGTATTTGATCAGTGAATGCGGCTTTCCGAGGGTGTCGAGAATCGCCGTCACGACCTCGATGTTGCGGCGTTCATTTCGGGCTCCGATATTGTAGTGCGCGCCCGAATGTCCGTTTGTGTAAGCCAGCCAGATCGCTCGCGCGTGGTCGTCGACATAGATCCAGTCACGAACGTTGCGGCCATCGCCGTAAACCGGGAGCGGTTCGTCGCGCAGCGCGTTGGAGATCATCAGCGGAATGAGCTTCTCGGGAAACTGACGCGGGCCGTAATTGTTTCCGCAACGCGTGATGACTGTGTCAAGTCCGAAAGTCTCGCGCGCCGCACGAACGAAATGTTCCGCGGCCGCCTTTGACGCGGCGTACGGCGAATTAGGCTCTAGCGGCGATTCCTCGACGAAAAACGCGCTGTCGTTTTCGGGGAGGCTGCCCATAACCTCGTCGGTCGAAACCTGAACGAACCGACGAACGTTGCGCGCCCGGGCGCAATCGAGCAAGACCTGCGTGCCGAAGACGTTCGTCATTACGAACTCGCCCGCGGAACTGATCGAGCGGTCGACGTGAGACTCCGCCGCGAAATTGAAGATCGCGTCCACGCCGTCCGGCAACGCGCCGAGCACGGCATCCTTGTCGCAGATGTTTCCTTTGACGAAGTTGTGGCGCGAGCTGTCGACGTCCTTGAGATTCTCGAGGTTGCCGGCGTAGGTCAACGCGTCGAAGTTGACCACCCTGACTTCCGGATTCTCCCGAAGGACGAGATGTATGAAGGCGGAACCGATAAATCCGGCGCCGCCGGTAACGAAGATTGTGGACATATGAATGATCGCGCCGGCCGCCTTTATCCGCCAGGCGTTACTTGTCTAGCAGACGCATCTCGCGGAGCAGAATATCCGCATATTTCTTCGGAGTATCGATGTTCTTCAGGATGATCTTCCCGCCATCCTCACTTGCATTGTCGATCACGAGGTTCCCGAATCCCAACATCCTTTGCGAGATGGTTGAAGACACTGAAACGTCCTGAATCGAGCGAAGCGGGACGCTTCTCGAATTTTGGAAGATGAAGCCTTCGTCGATCTCGATCTTCGAATCCGTCAACGTATAGCGGATCATCTTGTTTCGGAAATGATAGAACGCCGGGATGAGAAAGATCGCAAGTCCGAGCGGCACCAGGACCCACCACGGAATGGCAGGCAGAAAAATGCTCAGAAATGCGACCAAAAGCAGGGCGCCGATCGCCGCCAGCACGTAACCGATCTTGACGAACTTCTGCGTCGGACTGATCGAGAAGATATCCGACTCCTCGATCTCGATCCGAACGGCGTCACCGCCCGCCTTTGCCGCGACTCGCGTTTCCTCGTCCGTCTCGAACTTCGTTCCGCATTTCTGACAAAAGACCGCGTCGTCCGAGTTTTCCTTGCCGCATTTGATGCAAAACATAGATTGCTACCATTCCCGAAAATTCTTCGCCAATGATACCCCAGTCGTGCTTCGTATACAAAAAAGCGGCCGGAACCGATCCGGCCGCAAGTCTTTTTCAGACTAGAGGAGAAGAAGCGTTTTGGAGATCTATTGATTCACCAATCTCATACGGCCGTCCGGGAGCCGGATCGCGAGCGCGTCGGGCTCATACACCGTGAGCGGTTTGTTTTCCTTCTTTTCAAGCTTGACCGCCTGCTGGCTTGAGACCTTCTTGACGGATGAACGAATATAGCTCGGATTCGAGATCGAATTGTAACGCGCGGTGATCCGGCGAACATACTCTTGGGTCTCGCGGTACGGCGGCACTTGATTGCCATATTTCCAAACGGCCCCCTCGCCGGCGTTGTAGCCCGCGAGCGCCAAAACAACATCGCCGCCGAAAGTATTCAGAAGCCAGCGCATATATCGGACGCCGGCATCGATGTTCTGTTTCGGATCGTATATGTCCGTGACCCCGAAGCGCCGCGCGGTCGCGGGCATCAACTGCATCAGACCGCTCGCGCCTTTGTACGACGTGGCGCGGAGTTTGAACGACGATTCCTGATGCATCTGCGAATAGATAAGGAGCGGGTCGATATTGTGGCGGCGTGACGATTCAACGATGTACGAATCGTACTGCGCATTTCCGGTCGTAAAGCCGTTCATTCCCGCGGCGTTTCCCATCACGAGTTTCACGCTGTTTGGAACGATTGTCGATCCGAGTCCGTCCTGAACGCTCATCGTCGCCTTGGAGGTCTTCTTTACAAGGCTTTTGGTTTTGGACTTGACCGCCGGTGTTTGGGCCGCCGTCGGCGAGACGATCGTGATTCCGCCCGAAACATCGAAATTATCGAAAACTCTTGAGCGCGTTTGCGCAAAGGTGGAAATTGAGAGAAGTGAAATCGCAAGCAGGAATGGCAGGGGATTCTTCATATGTTTTCTTGTACCTTGGGGTTGGCAATCTGAGGCGCGTCTTCCGGGCGGTTCGGCTCACCGAGTGCCCATATCTAATAGAAATTGAGAATGCTATCAATGTTCCACATCTTTTTGCATTGTTAATCAAATTTCTTTTTCCCAGAAATCTTTGATTTATTTGCAAATTCAACGGAATTGAATGTATGTTAATGACAATCTAATTCCAACTGATTCAAAATGCTGAAGAAGACCCCTAAACCGTCCGAGACGTCGAGTAGTCGTCTCTTCGTCATCGAAGGAAAGAACGACTTCCTGATCATCGGTGTCGTCCTGTTGTTGCTGGCTTTTTTTCTGTTCGGAAGCTTCTTTTTCCGATAGACTCACCGAGAGTTCCGCTTTTTTGGCCAAATCGAATATATTTTAGTTGATGCTTTATCTGTCCCAAATCTTGGGTCGACCAATTTTCGACGCCGGAGGCGAGCGCATCGCGACCGTTCGTGATGTGATCGTGCGATACGGCGAGGAAGATTATCCGCCGGTCATCGGATTGGTCGCGCGCTATCGCCGCCGGCTCTTTTTTATGCCGCGCGCCAATATCTCGACGATGGGTGAGCACGGCGCCAAGATGAACTCCGGAATGCTTGATCTGCGCCCGTTCACGCGCCGCACCGGCGAGGTTTTGCTCAACAAGGACGTCCTCGACAACCAATTGATCGACGTTGACGGCAAACGCGTCGTCCGCGTCAACGACGTCCAGATAATTCAGGTTGGGCAAGCGTGGCGCGTCAGCGGTGCCGACGTCTCGCTCCAGGGATTTCTGCGCCGTTTGATGCCGAAAGGATTCTACGGCAGTTCGAAAGTCGTCGAGGTCATCGATTGGGCCGACGTCGGATACCTCGCGACCGATTCAGCCTCCGCAACCGTCAAACTGAAGTCGTCGAAGGACAAGCTTTCGAGGCTTCATCCGGTCGAGATCGCGCAGCTCGCCGAGGCGCTCTCGCCGGTCCACCGCACCGAGATCGTCGAATCGCTCGATGATGAGATCGCGGCCGATATCCTCGAAGAGATGTCGACCGAAAATCAGGCGCGAATCCTCGAAGAGATGGAAAAGGAACGCGCCGCCGACATTCTCGAAGAAATGTCGCCCGACGACGCGGTCGACGTGCTCGGCGAGATGAACGACGAGAAAGCGCAGGAACTCTTCGATCTTATGGAAGGCGAGGAAAAGGCCGATGTCGCCGAACTGATGTCGTTCGCGCACGACACGGCCGGCGGGCTGATGACGACCGAGTTCGTCGCGTTCCCCAAAAATCTCACGGTTGCACAGGCGATCGCGCGTTTGCGCGAGATGGCTGAAACGCCGAATATGATCTATTACCTCTATGTCGTCGAGGAAGAGAACTCTTGGAAATTATGCGGCCTGATCACGCTCCGCGGTCTTATCCTAGCCGACCCGACTTTGCCTCTGTCGGACGTGATGCGCGACCAGTTTCAGTTCGCGCATCCCAACGATGATGCCGAAGAAGTAGCGCAAACCATCGCGGAATACAATCTTCTCGCTCTGCCCGTGATCGATGACGAAGGCGACATCGCCGGAATCGTCACCGTCGACGACGCGATGGAAATCCTGTTGCCCAAGAACCTGGAACGAAGACTGCCGAGAGTGTTTGGGTAATAGCGATTTGGGATTTGCGATTTGGGAACTTTGAAAAACCTGCTGGACCGCGCGTCGGGAGCAGATTCCGGCACGGTCGGCGATTTCGGATTTCGGATTTGTGATTGCGGATTTTGTCAGCGATTCACGCATCATCAAGTGTTTGGTTTCCGAGTGCAACGAATCGGTTGCTTCCCGGCACTTCGGGCTTCGATGCTTCGCATCAACCGCAAATCCAAAATCCCCGATATCCCCGATCGCAAATCCAAAATCGAAACGGTGTTGAGGCTGTCTGAAAAGTCGATAAATTCGCTGAAAGCGAATCAGATAATAGCCTGGGGTGAGCGAAGCGTGACCCCAGGATTTTAGTCAGATGAGAGGCCGACCCTGAAGGGGTCGAAGGTAAGTCGTTGATTGTTCGACCCTTGCAACATCATAATGTCGCGGTGTTCAACAAACGGCCGTACTCGTTTCTTTCGCTTTGCCGCACACTACTTTTTTCTTGTCTCGACATCTGCTTTAGTCTTCCATCCGTAATCTGGAGCGTCGATCTTCTTCGCTTTCGAATACGCACGGGCGAGGTCACGATCGTCAAACGCAAACGCTCCGGCTTGATGCATTGCTTCGTTGAGGGCGTCTTCAGCCCTAAGAAGTTTTCCGTACCGCCAGCAATTCCCGTTGGGACCGAGCCCATTCGATTCGACGCCCATCAATCCAGGATTTGAGACGGTTGCTTTGACCGCAACCTTAACTGCAGAACGGGCGTGGACGAGGCTGTGCCGGTGGATAGCCAACCGGGACGGCAAATGTCTCAAACTCAAGTTTGCATCGAATGCCGCCGAATATGATCGTCACCAGATTCTTATCGATTCCGTTCTGGCCCTTGAGATAGTTTTTCGTCTCTTCAACCAATCGATCTGCTGCGGCCCGATCCGATTTCGGCGCATATACAAAAATGAAAACTTGTCGCGGTCTCGATTCACGCGTATACGCTAACGACAGGTAAAGGGCGTCCGGATTCCAGCGATCCGGTCGAGAAACTTCTCCACTCTGATAAGGATAATAGTGATCTGCGGCCGGATCGTATTTGGGAAAACCCGGACAACGTAGACTCGCTTCGCCTGATCTCGGAACAATCCGCACGGCATGAATCCGGGGTTTTCGAATTCGTACCGCATTTCGTAATCGAGTCCGGTGCTTCGGTTAATAAAGTACTTGCTCGAGTCCAGTCCGAAAGATTCAAATTGCTTGTCACCCGACGGATCAAAGTAAGTGATCTCTCTTGGGTAGATCTTGAGCAACACGAGTGTCCCGGTCGGCACGTTCCATCCGTACTCATCACACGGTCCGGTCGCGAATGTTGCTTTGATTACGGACTTTGATGTCTCAAACACGGCATCCGCTGACGGAACCCCCGGCAATGCAAATTTGCGGGCGATCTCTTCCCGAGTTGAAATAAGCGGAACGATTCCAGGAAAGACTTCAGCGGGAGCCTGTGCAAATGAGTTTGAAAACAGGCAAAATGCGCTTACGGCAAAGACGATTAGCGACAACATTACTTTATCGGTTATCGAATTTCTCAACATATGTACCAACCTCATTACTTTATCGGTTATCGAATTTCTCAACATATGTACCAACCTCACAGTACTTTGCAACAAGTCGTTCAAGACCGGAAACCGAAGGATCGACTATCTTCGCCGCAGCATCCATCTCAACGTGGTCGAAATAGCGATTCGTCCCCGCAGCATGCAACAGTTCGTGTATTAGGATACCCAACAGGGCTCGCCTCGCCTGTTGAATTCTTCGTGGAGTGCCCTCAGTGAATGTCCGCGGATAAACACCGACATACATGAACGCATTGATCAAGAAATTGCTGCCCTTGTCATACGAAGCGTGAGTTGATCCGCCTCCTCCTGCCGGGAACTCGGTTCCGGGGTCGATTTTGTCAACGAGCGCCGCAAACCCGGTTTCGTCCAAGTCGAACGAGAAGCCGCCTCGCTTTTGACCCGCAATTGCGTCGAACAAATCCAAGATGGATTTCGCCCTCAATGAATTCTGGACACCGAGGGCCTTTTTTAGATTTTCATCGCTCAGTTTCAGGTTACTCAATACAGCATCAAGCTTGGACGCACATTCACCATTACCAAGAGTTCCAACTAGCTGGTTTCGTGCATCTTGAAGTCCATTGAAGGCAATAGTAACACTAGAAAATGCGGTGTCAGGTTCCACCCATTCCGTTTCAAGCGGTTCCGGATCGGCCTTGATGTTCAAAATCCCTAGATTTCCGATGTTTTGAAGCTCTTCTTCATCGTCGCCGGTGTGTTCGCCAGTCTCTTTGGTCGATTTCCGGGTTGCGCCGAGCGTGAAATTCATCAGGCGGCTGAATGCCATGATATGGCGTGCCTCGTGACCGGCTGACCCGGTCGGAGTTGCCGGGCCGGCTGATCCCGTTGTATGTCCGGATACTTTGTTGGGATTCGTCTCGGGTTCCTCGATCACGTAATCACCGCCTTCGAACGATCTCCGTTTGATCTCGGCAAACTGGCAATGCCAAGGCATCGCGTAGAAGTTGCCGTAGAACTTCGACGGCATCTTGCATTGCCACTGCGGGAAATCAGCGTTGCCGACCGAGTTGTCATAACTCGGATCGGGAACCGGATCGGGATCGGCATTGTAGATCTTCTGACCGAGCGGTTCCGTTTCTTCGACCGAGGTCAGCCAGTCATTGTCGATCTTGCGCCAGGTTACGGTCGTTCCGGTGACCGGATCGGAAGTCATCCAATGCGGCCCCGTCGCGCCTTCTTTGGCTATCACCGCGCCGCCGGCGAAGATCTTCGTTTCCCACTTCGTTTCGTCCGGCTTGACCGCCGAGGCGATTTCGGAATTCGGATTTGTGATTGCGGATTTCACCTGCAATGGGCGCATATCAATTATTTGGTTTCCCAGTCCAACGAATCGGTTGCTTCCCGGCACTTCTGGCTTCGATTCGTTGCGTCAACCGCAAATCCAAAATCCAAAATCCCCAATCCAAAATCGAAATGGTGTTCCTGAATCATGTTCAGCACATTCCCGAATTTCCCCTTTCGTTTGTCGAACATCCTGACCCGACGTCCCGCGGCGTCGTAGTTCGTGTCAAGCCGCCGGCCGAACGCATCACGGGCTTTGCGTTGGCCGCGGTCGGACATCCGGCAGGTCGGCGCGAATCAGGAACGACTCGAACTGACACTCAGCTCTGACGCCTCCAAACGCAATAATCAGGTTCTCGGGAATTGTTCCGTAAGCCCGACGGACAAATCTGTTTATCTTCTTGATGATTTCATTGCCCAGTCGCCTTTGTCTTGAAGGGCAATACACAAAGATAAATGCGCGATACGAATTCTGCCTCGACGCCTCGCTCGTAGTATAGATTCGGGCCGCATCCCATCTGTTGATATTTGGAATTATTTCGCGATCGTAGACGACGTAATGATCCGACAACGGGTCGTATTCCGGAAAACCGTTGCAACGCAGCGAAGAATCCGTGCTTTTCGGAATATGGCGGATCAAGTCGAGATATCGTCCGTCTGCGTCCTGACGAAACTGATATTCAATGCCGGCCCGTGTATTGACATAGAATCGTTTGCCTTCCGACATAGTAAACACGAGCCCCGTCAAATCCACGTCATCGATCGCAATCCGTTTCTTGGGAGCAACACTCAAAAACATCAATGTTCCCGGGGGTACTCGCCATCCGTTCGGGTCGCATTCCGAAACCGAGAATTCCGCAATCACGCGTCCGTCCGCGGCTTCAAACTCAAGCCGATTTGGCCGCGAAACCAATACCTTTTCTTTTTGCTGGATTTCGTTGCGAGCCGTCCGTAGTGGTACATATTCCAGCGATTCGCTTGGTATGGACTGCGCCGGACAAAGCATCGTGAATAATAGGATAATCGTTTGCGCAAGAAGACAAGAAATCCCGGCAACTTGCGATTCACCTCGCGTCGTATTTTGGCACATAGGTTCCAACCTCACAGTGTTTTGTTACAAATTGTTCGAAGTCGTTGACGCCTTCGTCGACGATTTTCGCGGCTTGGTTCATTTCATCGTGATCAAACGTCTGATGCTGGCCCGCCGCATGCGCAATCTCATGAATCAGGATCAACAACAGCGCTCGCTTGGCCTGCGCGATCCGCCGCGACATCTCGCGTTCCGTCGCCGGACCTTGGCCGGAACCCAATGTGGAAACGTCTCTGGGAAAGACGCCCACGAACATGGCTGCGTTTTTCAAGCCGCGAGAACCTTTCTCGTATACACCGAGCGTCACACCACCGCCGCCAGCAACATCGTCCGTCCCCGGGCTCACGCTATTCAACAGATTTCTGAATTCTTCTTGCGTCTTGTCAAACCAAATTCCTCCTTTCGTTTGCGCAACGAGTTTGTCGAACAAACCTAAAATTGTATCGCTTCTTAATGGGTTGTCTCTGCCATCCTTCACACGCAGTTGCGCCAGGACCTGCGTCAGTTTTGAATCGCATTCCTGAGTGAGCACTGACTGAAGCGCCTTTCTAGCCTCATCAGTCCCGCCAAGACTGACTTTTATTCCATTGGACGCCGCGACCCACCCCGTTTCAAGCGGTTCGGATCGCGCCTCGTCATTTATGGTAACGGTGAATGTCCGTTTGCGTTTGTTGGTGTCACTTTCCGGATCATCCTCGCCGGTTTCTTTCGTCGGCTTCCGCGTCGCGCCGAGGGTGTACTTCATCAGCCGGCTGAATGCCATCTGATAGCCTGTCGCCGGACCCGCTGAACCGGTTGGAGTTGCCGGGCCGGCTGATCCCGTTGTATGTCCGGATACTTTGTTGGGATTCGTCTCGGGTTCCTCGATCACGTAATAGCCGCCTTCGAACGATCTCCGTTTGATCTCGGCGAACTGGCAATGCCACGGCATCGCGTAGAAGTTGCCGTAGTACTTCGACGGCATCTGGCATTGCCACTGCGGGAAATCAGCGTTGCCGACCGAGTTGTCGTAGCTCGGTTCGGGAAGCGGATCGGGATCGGCGTTGTAGATCTTCTGACCGAGCGGCTCCGTTTCTTCGACCGAAGTCAGCCAGTCATTGTCGATCTTGCGCCAGGTGACGGTCGTTCCGGTGACCGGATCGGATGTCACCCATTGCGGACCCGTCGCGCCTTCTTTGGCGATCACCGCGCCGCCGGCGAAGATCTTCGTCTCCCACTTCGTTTCGTCCGGCTTGACCGTCGTCAGATTGCTGCCGAGAACCGTCGACCATACCTGATACATCTTCGGCGCGGCCGTCAGCGGTGAATTGGGCGGCGAGTCGTTTACGTGATAGGTCTGAAAGCCTTCCTTCTCGATCACCGGCCGGCCGTCGCCGTCGAAGACGTATTCGCTCAAATGTTCCTGGATCATGTTCAGCACATTTCCGAATTTCCCCTTCCTCTTGTCGAACATCCGTGTCCGTCGTCCCGATGCGTCGTAGTTCGTGTCAACGAAGGTATGCGGGTCCGACTGAACGTCGCCCTGCCGAATGATGTTCCCGGCAGCATCGTAATTGCCGTTGAACGAACTGATCCGGCCGTTGACGTAGGTTTCGGTAAATCCCGAATCATTTTCCCAATGATTGGTTTGTCTGTCGTTCATCATCGAGAACCCGTCATACCCGATCGACTCTTCATAGACGCGTTTGTTCTGGTTGTTCGTTCCGACACCCATTCCGAACTGCGCGAACGTCAGCCGTCCGGCGAAATCGTACTTCATCGTCCGGTCCCATTTGTCATCGAGCAGGTCGTTTTTCGCCGTCACCCGCGAGTCGTTGCCGTGCGTGAAGTCGGCTATACCGTCCGCGTTCGGGCTGTTGCGGCAGGCAAAAAACAACGCGATGTAGTTCCGGGCATCGTTGAACGTCGTGGAATCCGCGCATATCATTATTCCGCCAGCTCTTTCGAATCGGACTGATGTCGAAAGGTCTCCAAACCAAACACTTCAAGTAGGATCGAGTTTGGGTTGCAAGTCGATT
Coding sequences:
- the rfbB gene encoding dTDP-glucose 4,6-dehydratase, whose translation is MSTIFVTGGAGFIGSAFIHLVLRENPEVRVVNFDALTYAGNLENLKDVDSSRHNFVKGNICDKDAVLGALPDGVDAIFNFAAESHVDRSISSAGEFVMTNVFGTQVLLDCARARNVRRFVQVSTDEVMGSLPENDSAFFVEESPLEPNSPYAASKAAAEHFVRAARETFGLDTVITRCGNNYGPRQFPEKLIPLMISNALRDEPLPVYGDGRNVRDWIYVDDHARAIWLAYTNGHSGAHYNIGARNERRNIEVVTAILDTLGKPHSLIKYVTDRLGHDRRYAIEASRAETELGWNPQMTWEEGLRTTVDWYLANEDWVNNIRNGAYREYYRKMYGHLV
- a CDS encoding PH domain-containing protein; the encoded protein is MFCIKCGKENSDDAVFCQKCGTKFETDEETRVAAKAGGDAVRIEIEESDIFSISPTQKFVKIGYVLAAIGALLLVAFLSIFLPAIPWWVLVPLGLAIFLIPAFYHFRNKMIRYTLTDSKIEIDEGFIFQNSRSVPLRSIQDVSVSSTISQRMLGFGNLVIDNASEDGGKIILKNIDTPKKYADILLREMRLLDK
- a CDS encoding lytic transglycosylase domain-containing protein, with the protein product MKNPLPFLLAISLLSISTFAQTRSRVFDNFDVSGGITIVSPTAAQTPAVKSKTKSLVKKTSKATMSVQDGLGSTIVPNSVKLVMGNAAGMNGFTTGNAQYDSYIVESSRRHNIDPLLIYSQMHQESSFKLRATSYKGASGLMQLMPATARRFGVTDIYDPKQNIDAGVRYMRWLLNTFGGDVVLALAGYNAGEGAVWKYGNQVPPYRETQEYVRRITARYNSISNPSYIRSSVKKVSSQQAVKLEKKENKPLTVYEPDALAIRLPDGRMRLVNQ
- a CDS encoding magnesium transporter; protein product: MGRPIFDAGGERIATVRDVIVRYGEEDYPPVIGLVARYRRRLFFMPRANISTMGEHGAKMNSGMLDLRPFTRRTGEVLLNKDVLDNQLIDVDGKRVVRVNDVQIIQVGQAWRVSGADVSLQGFLRRLMPKGFYGSSKVVEVIDWADVGYLATDSASATVKLKSSKDKLSRLHPVEIAQLAEALSPVHRTEIVESLDDEIAADILEEMSTENQARILEEMEKERAADILEEMSPDDAVDVLGEMNDEKAQELFDLMEGEEKADVAELMSFAHDTAGGLMTTEFVAFPKNLTVAQAIARLREMAETPNMIYYLYVVEEENSWKLCGLITLRGLILADPTLPLSDVMRDQFQFAHPNDDAEEVAQTIAEYNLLALPVIDDEGDIAGIVTVDDAMEILLPKNLERRLPRVFG